A section of the Leptotrichia sp. HSP-342 genome encodes:
- a CDS encoding methylated-DNA--[protein]-cysteine S-methyltransferase encodes MKKNIYFYETNTPIGKIGLATTENDSHITDVIWNYEIEKLKNDDNFQIKETELIKKAKNQLFEYFSKKRKNFDLPLLKEGTPFQNSVWNALETIPYGETRSYKDIAVAINNEKAVRAVGMANNRNKISIFIPCHRVIGMNGKLVGYGGGLHIKEFLLELEGIEIK; translated from the coding sequence ATGAAAAAAAATATCTATTTTTATGAAACCAATACTCCAATTGGAAAAATTGGACTTGCCACAACAGAAAATGATTCTCATATTACTGATGTAATCTGGAATTATGAAATTGAAAAATTGAAAAATGATGATAACTTTCAAATTAAAGAAACCGAGTTAATAAAAAAGGCAAAAAATCAGTTATTTGAGTATTTTTCCAAAAAACGAAAAAATTTTGACTTGCCACTTTTAAAAGAAGGAACTCCTTTTCAAAATTCCGTCTGGAACGCTCTTGAAACAATTCCTTACGGCGAAACCCGTTCCTACAAGGATATAGCAGTTGCAATTAATAACGAAAAAGCAGTCCGTGCAGTCGGAATGGCAAACAATCGAAATAAAATCTCAATTTTTATTCCCTGCCATCGTGTAATTGGTATGAATGGAAAGTTAGTCGGATATGGTGGAGGACTCCATATAAAAGAGTTTTTATTGGAACTGGAAGGCATTGAAATAAAATAG
- a CDS encoding Sapep family Mn(2+)-dependent dipeptidase, with translation MDKNTNDNKKYDKNRNISDEEIILKIKEEVKKIQPELIEKIRELVSIYSIQTEPEENAPFGKGPAEALDKALEISEKLGFNTANIDNKIGYAEYVPEEIRDYEEYIGIFGHVDVVPLGEGWKYPPLGGKIENNRIYGRGVLDNKGPILSNLFALHILKKLGIKFDIPVRIVFGTNEETGFACVKHYLTKEKVPIFGWTPDCKWPVVYGERGRLKVRIYSEMKDLEKLYEFVNEYILSVPNNGVKLKINFKDDDFGEMILRGYRFGIFENRHFFEFVMSYPAICKKEQLMDLIRSNLTEGTELEEISNWNPVLYDKNSEYVQTLQKVYNYVTEFNAEPVTTTGGTYAKIIPNIIAYGPSFPGQKDIAHLPDEWLDLSDLEKITEIYAFSLYEISKLKNRKE, from the coding sequence ATGGATAAAAATACGAATGATAATAAAAAATATGATAAAAACAGGAATATTTCCGATGAGGAAATAATATTGAAAATAAAAGAAGAAGTAAAAAAAATACAGCCTGAATTAATAGAGAAAATACGTGAATTAGTTTCAATTTACAGTATTCAGACGGAACCTGAAGAAAATGCTCCATTTGGAAAAGGGCCTGCTGAGGCACTGGATAAAGCTCTGGAAATATCAGAAAAACTGGGATTTAATACAGCGAATATAGATAATAAAATAGGTTATGCAGAATATGTACCAGAAGAAATAAGGGATTATGAGGAATATATAGGGATTTTTGGACATGTAGATGTTGTTCCTCTTGGTGAAGGGTGGAAGTATCCTCCATTAGGTGGAAAAATAGAAAATAATCGCATATACGGAAGAGGTGTTCTGGATAATAAGGGTCCAATTCTATCAAATCTTTTTGCACTCCATATTCTGAAAAAATTAGGAATAAAATTTGATATTCCTGTAAGAATAGTTTTCGGAACAAATGAAGAAACAGGATTTGCATGTGTAAAACATTATCTGACAAAGGAAAAAGTCCCTATTTTTGGCTGGACTCCTGACTGTAAATGGCCAGTTGTGTACGGAGAAAGGGGAAGGCTTAAGGTAAGAATATATTCTGAAATGAAAGATTTAGAGAAATTATATGAATTTGTAAACGAATATATTTTATCAGTACCTAATAACGGTGTGAAATTAAAAATAAACTTTAAGGATGATGATTTCGGAGAAATGATATTAAGAGGGTACAGATTTGGAATTTTTGAAAACAGACATTTTTTTGAATTTGTAATGAGCTATCCTGCAATATGTAAAAAAGAACAGCTTATGGATCTAATCAGGAGTAATTTGACGGAAGGAACGGAGCTGGAGGAAATTTCCAACTGGAATCCAGTTCTATATGATAAAAATTCTGAATATGTGCAGACTTTACAGAAAGTATATAATTATGTTACAGAGTTTAATGCAGAACCTGTCACAACAACAGGAGGAACTTATGCAAAAATAATTCCTAATATTATTGCATATGGTCCAAGTTTTCCAGGTCAGAAGGATATAGCACATTTACCTGATGAGTGGCTTGATTTATCAGATTTAGAGAAAATAACAGAGATTTATGCATTTTCATTATATGAAATAAGTAAGTTGAAAAATAGAAAAGAATAA
- a CDS encoding dicarboxylate/amino acid:cation symporter encodes MKKMGLTTRIMIGLILGIVFGLILSPFAKNPFVKDVVIDSFLTFFGGMFINLMKVMIVPLVSISLAMGAASIGDIKKLKRIGTKVLGFYFATTAIAVAIGLFVAKVSGIGMGMVHGELPKGEFKIAEQGKLIDILLDMIPKNIINAMSEEKMLAIIVFFLLLGVAISALGDKVKNVKALLEEANELVLKMVELIMEVAPIGVFALISKVVASTGVDVLVKLLGFVAATLFAFVIHTGVYQIMLATMAKVSPLRFFKKFFNVISVAFSTSSSNATIPVNIETLTEKFGISEEISSFTIPLGATVNMDGTAIMQGVAAVFIANLYNIHLGPTQYLGIILTAVLASVGTAGVPGAGMLMLSLVLKQAGLPLEGIGVVIGVDRIIDMFRTAVNITGDAVCTMVVARSENEITDPQKFYN; translated from the coding sequence ATGAAAAAAATGGGATTAACAACCAGAATAATGATTGGACTAATACTTGGGATTGTATTTGGGCTAATATTAAGTCCTTTTGCAAAAAATCCCTTCGTAAAAGATGTCGTTATTGATTCATTCCTTACTTTTTTTGGAGGAATGTTTATCAATCTTATGAAAGTTATGATTGTACCGTTAGTTTCTATTTCTCTTGCAATGGGAGCAGCTTCTATTGGAGATATAAAAAAACTTAAAAGAATTGGTACAAAGGTTTTGGGTTTCTATTTTGCAACTACTGCTATTGCTGTAGCAATTGGATTATTTGTAGCAAAAGTTTCTGGAATCGGAATGGGAATGGTTCATGGAGAACTTCCTAAAGGCGAATTTAAAATTGCAGAGCAAGGTAAACTTATTGATATTCTTCTTGATATGATTCCAAAAAACATTATTAATGCAATGTCAGAGGAAAAAATGCTTGCAATTATAGTATTTTTTCTGCTATTAGGAGTTGCAATTTCAGCTTTAGGAGATAAGGTAAAAAATGTAAAAGCCTTACTTGAAGAAGCAAATGAACTTGTGTTAAAAATGGTGGAACTTATAATGGAAGTCGCTCCAATAGGAGTATTCGCACTAATTTCAAAAGTTGTTGCTTCAACAGGTGTGGATGTGCTTGTAAAATTGCTTGGATTTGTGGCTGCAACATTATTTGCATTTGTTATTCATACAGGTGTTTATCAAATAATGTTAGCAACTATGGCAAAAGTAAGTCCATTAAGATTCTTCAAAAAATTCTTTAATGTAATATCAGTTGCATTTTCTACATCCAGCAGCAATGCAACAATCCCAGTAAATATTGAAACTTTAACAGAAAAATTTGGTATATCTGAGGAAATAAGTTCATTCACAATTCCTTTAGGAGCAACTGTAAATATGGACGGTACGGCAATTATGCAAGGTGTTGCTGCAGTATTTATTGCAAATCTTTATAATATTCATTTAGGTCCAACACAATATTTGGGAATTATTTTAACAGCGGTACTGGCTTCTGTTGGGACAGCAGGGGTTCCAGGTGCAGGTATGCTAATGCTTTCGCTTGTATTAAAACAAGCAGGATTACCGCTTGAAGGAATTGGTGTTGTAATAGGTGTTGACAGAATAATAGATATGTTCAGAACAGCAGTAAATATAACAGGAGATGCTGTCTGCACAATGGTTGTAGCTAGAAGTGAAAATGAAATTACAGATCCCCAAAAATTCTATAACTAA
- the purH gene encoding bifunctional phosphoribosylaminoimidazolecarboxamide formyltransferase/IMP cyclohydrolase: protein MKKRALISVFDKTGILEFAQFLNQKGVEIISTGGTYKFLKENGLSVIDVSEVTNFKEMLDGRVKTLHPNIHGGILAIRDNKEHMDTIAKEGIETIDYVVVNLYPFFREVQTDKTFDEKIEFIDIGGPTMLRSAAKSFKDVIVICETEDYEKVMKEIENNGEVSFETKKRLAGKVFNLTSAYDAAISNFLLEEEYPKYLNVSYEKKFDLRYGENPHQSSAYYVSTTENGSMKDFVQLNGKELSFNNIRDMDIAWKVANEFDEIACCAVKHSTPCGVAVADDVFMAYKKAHDCDPVSIFGGIVAINREIDAKTAQELNKIFLEIVIAPAFTDEALEILKSKKNLRVIKCEVAKPQDKVEYVKVDGGILVQQTNQKMIDNMEVVTKKQPTEQELKDMELGMKVVKHVKSNAIVVVKDGAATGVGTGQTNRIWATQHALEHAKGDLESLEGAILASDAFFPFRDCVDEAAKYGIKALVQPGGSIRDKESIEAADEHGMTMVFTGIRHFKH from the coding sequence ATGAAAAAAAGAGCTTTGATTAGTGTTTTTGATAAGACTGGGATATTGGAATTTGCACAGTTTTTAAATCAAAAAGGTGTGGAAATTATTTCGACTGGAGGGACTTATAAGTTTTTGAAGGAAAACGGGCTTTCCGTAATAGATGTTTCGGAAGTTACTAATTTTAAGGAAATGCTAGATGGAAGAGTGAAAACATTGCATCCGAATATTCATGGTGGAATTTTGGCAATTAGGGACAATAAGGAACATATGGATACGATTGCAAAAGAAGGAATAGAGACAATTGATTATGTTGTTGTTAATCTTTATCCGTTTTTCAGGGAAGTTCAGACAGATAAGACTTTTGATGAAAAAATCGAATTTATTGATATAGGCGGGCCTACAATGCTTCGTTCGGCTGCAAAATCATTCAAGGACGTTATAGTTATCTGCGAAACAGAAGACTATGAGAAAGTTATGAAAGAAATTGAAAATAATGGGGAAGTTTCATTTGAAACAAAAAAAAGACTGGCTGGGAAGGTGTTTAATTTGACATCAGCTTATGATGCGGCTATCTCTAATTTCTTGCTGGAAGAGGAATATCCAAAATATTTGAATGTTTCGTATGAAAAGAAATTTGACTTGAGATATGGCGAAAATCCTCACCAATCATCTGCATACTACGTTTCAACTACTGAAAATGGAAGTATGAAGGATTTTGTCCAGTTAAATGGAAAAGAATTGTCGTTTAATAATATCAGGGATATGGATATTGCTTGGAAAGTGGCAAATGAATTTGATGAAATTGCCTGCTGTGCTGTAAAACATTCTACTCCTTGCGGTGTGGCAGTTGCAGATGATGTTTTCATGGCTTACAAAAAAGCTCATGATTGTGATCCAGTATCAATTTTTGGTGGAATTGTTGCAATTAATAGAGAAATTGATGCAAAAACTGCACAGGAACTGAATAAAATTTTCCTAGAAATCGTAATTGCTCCAGCATTTACTGATGAAGCTCTGGAAATATTAAAATCCAAGAAAAATTTGAGAGTAATAAAATGCGAAGTTGCAAAACCGCAGGATAAAGTGGAATATGTAAAAGTTGATGGCGGAATATTAGTTCAGCAGACAAATCAGAAGATGATTGACAATATGGAAGTTGTAACGAAAAAACAGCCAACAGAGCAAGAATTAAAAGATATGGAACTTGGAATGAAAGTCGTGAAACACGTAAAATCAAATGCAATTGTGGTCGTAAAAGATGGAGCGGCAACAGGAGTTGGAACAGGACAGACAAACAGAATCTGGGCAACTCAGCACGCACTTGAACACGCCAAAGGAGACTTAGAATCACTGGAAGGAGCAATTCTGGCATCAGACGCATTTTTCCCATTTAGAGACTGTGTAGACGAAGCTGCAAAATACGGTATCAAAGCATTAGTACAGCCAGGCGGCTCAATTAGAGACAAAGAGTCAATCGAAGCTGCTGATGAACACGGAATGACAATGGTATTTACTGGAATCAGACATTTCAAACATTAA
- a CDS encoding N(4)-(beta-N-acetylglucosaminyl)-L-asparaginase, which produces MWGIIATWCMAHNGVKEAVKILKNDGKAGEAIETAIKNVEDFPFYKSVGYGGLPNEEMEVELDAAYMDGSSFDFGAVCAIKDFANPISVARDLSHLNENSMLVSEGAEKYAHKRGFERKNMLTERAKIHYRNRLKDMAHIKEIEIKPYSGHDTVGMVCLDKEENIVAGTSTSGLFMKKKGRVGDSPVIGSGLYADSEIGGASATGLGEDIMKGIISYEIVKLMESGLSPQKACEKAVFTFEKKLIRKRGKAGDISVIAMNNKGEWGVATNIENFSFVAGNEKTPVKVYRTKRKGNKMIHEEATEEWLQEYINERTKPLIEK; this is translated from the coding sequence ATGTGGGGAATAATTGCAACATGGTGCATGGCACATAATGGTGTTAAAGAAGCTGTAAAAATACTGAAAAATGATGGAAAAGCGGGAGAAGCGATAGAAACAGCAATAAAAAATGTTGAAGATTTTCCTTTTTATAAATCTGTAGGTTACGGTGGACTTCCAAATGAAGAAATGGAAGTGGAACTGGATGCGGCATACATGGATGGAAGCAGCTTTGATTTTGGTGCAGTATGTGCCATTAAGGATTTTGCCAATCCTATATCTGTTGCCAGAGATTTGAGTCATTTAAATGAAAACAGCATGTTAGTAAGTGAAGGCGCAGAAAAATATGCGCATAAAAGAGGTTTTGAAAGAAAAAATATGCTTACAGAAAGGGCAAAAATACATTACAGAAACAGATTGAAGGATATGGCACATATAAAAGAAATAGAAATAAAGCCCTATTCAGGACATGATACGGTTGGTATGGTGTGCCTTGATAAAGAAGAAAATATAGTTGCAGGAACTTCTACAAGCGGACTTTTCATGAAAAAGAAAGGAAGAGTGGGAGATTCGCCTGTAATCGGTTCAGGACTCTATGCTGACAGTGAGATTGGAGGAGCAAGTGCAACAGGACTTGGAGAAGATATAATGAAGGGGATAATTTCATATGAGATAGTAAAACTTATGGAAAGTGGTCTTTCTCCTCAGAAAGCATGCGAAAAGGCTGTATTCACTTTTGAGAAGAAATTGATAAGAAAAAGAGGGAAAGCCGGAGATATTTCTGTAATTGCCATGAATAACAAAGGGGAATGGGGAGTGGCTACAAATATTGAAAATTTTTCCTTTGTTGCAGGAAATGAAAAGACTCCTGTAAAAGTATACAGGACAAAAAGAAAAGGCAATAAAATGATACACGAAGAAGCGACTGAAGAGTGGCTGCAGGAGTATATCAATGAAAGAACTAAACCTCTTATAGAAAAGTAA
- a CDS encoding replication-associated recombination protein A: MNLFDEVYEDKKPLAFRYRPKSLDDFYGQKRLVGENGILRKIIERGNFMNAIFWGAPGTGKTTLAEIIADKMNYHYEYLNAIKASVIDIKNISDKAHSSFHTNGQQTLLFLDEIHRFNKLQQDSLLEDLENGNIILIGATTENPYYNLNNALLSRCMAFEFKKLSEDDLLKILKNINEKENFGILDDILGYISEIIEGDARQAINILELITNVGVEFKLEEVKEILNTKKSYHRTADKYNTISAMIKSIRGSDPDAAVYWMAKMLSGGEDILYIARRLVILASEDIGLANPQALPVAVAGLNAIKEIGMPEARIILSEVAIYLAISPKSNSAYNAINSALSHIENEKIQEVPVHLTKVGAKDYKYPHNYENHYVDQIYMNEKIKFYEHGENKFEKAADEWLKKIKKNQK, from the coding sequence ATGAATTTATTTGATGAAGTATATGAAGATAAGAAGCCGCTAGCATTTAGATACCGTCCAAAAAGTCTTGATGATTTTTATGGTCAGAAGAGATTGGTTGGGGAAAATGGGATTTTGAGGAAGATTATTGAACGTGGAAACTTTATGAATGCGATTTTCTGGGGAGCACCGGGAACAGGAAAAACTACGCTTGCAGAGATAATCGCTGATAAAATGAATTACCATTACGAATATTTGAATGCTATAAAAGCCTCTGTAATAGATATAAAGAATATTTCTGATAAGGCACACAGCAGTTTTCACACAAATGGACAGCAGACATTACTATTTTTAGATGAAATTCATAGATTTAACAAGTTGCAGCAGGATTCACTTTTGGAAGATTTGGAAAATGGAAATATTATTTTAATTGGAGCGACTACTGAAAATCCTTATTATAACTTGAATAACGCATTATTATCAAGATGTATGGCGTTTGAATTTAAGAAGCTGAGTGAGGATGATTTGCTTAAAATATTGAAAAATATTAATGAAAAGGAGAATTTTGGAATTTTAGATGATATTTTAGGATATATTTCGGAAATAATCGAAGGGGATGCAAGGCAGGCTATAAATATTTTGGAACTGATAACAAATGTTGGAGTGGAGTTTAAGCTGGAAGAAGTAAAGGAAATTTTGAATACAAAAAAATCATATCACAGGACAGCAGACAAGTACAATACAATTTCAGCGATGATAAAAAGCATTCGTGGAAGTGATCCTGATGCGGCTGTCTACTGGATGGCGAAAATGCTGTCTGGTGGCGAAGATATTTTGTATATTGCAAGAAGGCTTGTGATTTTAGCTTCTGAAGACATTGGGCTTGCAAATCCGCAGGCTTTACCAGTTGCTGTGGCAGGGCTTAATGCAATAAAGGAAATTGGAATGCCCGAAGCCAGAATTATCTTATCTGAAGTGGCAATCTATCTCGCAATTTCTCCCAAGAGCAATTCAGCCTATAATGCCATAAATTCAGCACTAAGCCACATTGAAAATGAAAAAATTCAGGAAGTGCCAGTTCATCTCACAAAAGTTGGAGCAAAAGACTACAAATACCCACACAATTATGAAAATCATTATGTAGACCAAATTTATATGAATGAAAAAATCAAATTTTATGAACATGGGGAAAATAAATTTGAAAAGGCGGCAGATGAGTGGTTGAAGAAGATTAAAAAGAATCAAAAATAA
- a CDS encoding DUF6290 family protein, translating to MITVSINAHPDIEDKINNYVKENNINLNQVMLDLILEKIEDEEDYKLAVEAYEEYKLNKEKAISFEDLVKKMGLENEI from the coding sequence ATGATAACCGTTTCTATAAACGCTCATCCTGACATAGAAGATAAAATAAACAACTATGTTAAGGAAAATAATATCAATTTAAACCAAGTAATGTTAGATTTAATTCTTGAAAAAATCGAAGATGAAGAGGACTACAAATTGGCTGTTGAGGCTTATGAAGAGTATAAGTTAAACAAGGAAAAAGCAATTTCATTTGAAGATTTAGTAAAAAAAATGGGATTGGAAAATGAAATATAA
- a CDS encoding type II toxin-antitoxin system RelE family toxin — protein sequence MKYKVIIRQKAEKQLNKLDDSMKLKIMRYIKQNLNNTDNPKKFGKALRYNLKGFWRYRVENYRIIAKIEKDKLVILIVQIDKRDKIYI from the coding sequence ATGAAATATAAAGTTATCATCAGACAAAAAGCTGAAAAACAATTAAATAAACTAGATGATTCTATGAAACTAAAAATTATGAGATACATTAAACAAAATCTTAATAATACAGATAATCCAAAAAAATTTGGTAAAGCATTAAGATACAATCTGAAAGGATTTTGGAGATATAGAGTTGAAAACTATAGAATTATTGCAAAAATTGAAAAGGATAAATTAGTCATTTTAATTGTTCAAATAGATAAAAGGGATAAAATTTATATTTAG